Proteins co-encoded in one Salarias fasciatus chromosome 4, fSalaFa1.1, whole genome shotgun sequence genomic window:
- the LOC115387680 gene encoding E3 ubiquitin-protein ligase TRIM39-like, producing the protein MASRPRASSQPGKLSFLQTSKAASLLRPRAVSSRSGSMLEEELSCPVCCEIFREPVVLKCSHSFCRACLQQFWNKKKARRECPICRRKCSLTEPTVSLALKNVADTFLREQERRAAGPGAGAGAGAGAGGPGEEVGIVEDKCVTHGEALKLFCFNDCEVLCCVCHTSKKHQGHRVCPLEEGAQDLKAELKNDLVPLKKNLRRLYEAKQECDDTTVHIKSQTQATERQIREQFEELRQFLQREEAARLAALKEEDEEKKELVKKKSDGITRDILTFSHAVIAIENEIASSDALFLQNYANTKKRAQIPEKNPEKVSGALINVSRHVSSLKYHVWEKMVELVQYTPITLDPNTAYSWLSISPDLTRVANSGSLQQLPDNPERFGHFVFALGSEGFASGRHAWEVEVGDKVDWMLGVVKGSIDRKGRISGCPEGGFWMISHYEGEYSAMTRPSTPLHPHGELTRVRVQLDYDAGEVVFSNPVSMTPIYTFTDLFTEKMFPFFCPGANINNNNPKPLKICPVKVAVWNSATW; encoded by the exons ATGGCATCTCGCCCACGAGCCTCCTCCCAGCCCGGGAAGCTGTCCTTCCTGCAGACCTCCAAGGCGGCGTCCCTCCTGCGGCCGCGGGCCGTCTCCTCGCGCTCGGGCTccatgctggaggaggagctgtcctGTCCCGTCTGCTGCGAGATCTTCCGGGAGCCCGTGGTGCTGAAGTGCAGCCACAGCTTCTGCCGGGCCTGCCTGCAGCAGTTCTGGAACAAGAAGAAGGCCCGGCGCGAGTGCCCCATCTGCAGGAGGAAGTGCTCCCTGACGGAGCCCACGGTCAGCCTGGCCCTCAAGAATGTGGCCGACACCTTCCTGAGGGAGCAGGAGCGCAGGGCGGCCGGGCCCGGGGCCGGAGcaggggccggggccggggcggggGGGCCAGGAGAGGAAGTGGGGATCGTGGAGGATAAATGCGTCACACACGGGGAAGCTCTCaagcttttctgtttcaatGATTGTGAAGTCCTCTGCTGCGTGTGTCACACGTCCAAGAAGCACCAGGGACACAGAGTGTGTCCCCTGGAGGAGGGAGCCCAAGACCTCAAG gCGGAGCTGAAGAACGATCTGGTCCCTTTGAAGAAGAACCTGCGGCGCCTATATGAGGCCAAGCAAGAGTGTGATGACACAACTGTGCACATCAAG AGCCAGACCCAGGCCACAGAGAGGCAGATCAGAGAGCAGTTTGAGGAGCTTCGACAgttcctgcagagagaggaggccGCTCGCCTGGCagccctgaaggaggaggacgaggagaagaaggagctggTGAAGAAGAAATCCGACGGCATCACCAGAGACATCCTCACGTTTTCTCACGCCGTCATTGCCATCGAGAACGAGATTGCGTCCAGCGACGCTCTTTTCCTACAG AACTACGCCAACACGAAGAAAAG AGCTCAGATCCCAGAGAAGAATCCAGAGAAGGTGTCAGGTGCTCTCATAAACGTGTCCAGACACGTCAGTTCTCTGAAGTACCATGTGTGGGAGAAGatggtggagctggttcagtACA ccCCCATCACCCTGGACCCCAACACGGCCTACTCCTGGCTGTCCATCTCCCCAGACCTCACCCGGGTGGCCAACAGCgggtctctgcagcagctcccggACAACCCCGAGCGCTTCGGCCACTTCGTCTTTGCGCTGGGTTCGGAGGGCTTCGCCTCGGGGCGCCACGcctgggaggtggaggtgggcgaCAAGGTGGACTGGATGCTGGGGGTCGTCAAGGGCTCCATCGACCGGAAGGGCCGCATCTCGGGCTGCCCCGAGGGCGGCTTCTGGATGATCTCGCACTACGAGGGCGAGTACTCCGCCATGACGAGGCCGAGCACGCCGCTGCACCCGCACGGGGAGCTGACGCGGGTCAGGGTGCAGCTGGACTACGACGCCGGCGAGGTGGTGTTCTCCAACCCCGTCAGCATGACGCCCATCTACACCTTCACCGACCTCTTCACCGAGAAGATGTTCCCCTTCTTCTGCCCCGGGgccaacatcaacaacaacaaccccaaacccCTGAAGATCTGCCCCGTCAAGGTGGCCGTGTGGAACAGCGCCACCTGGTAA